Proteins encoded in a region of the Campylobacter geochelonis genome:
- the gpmI gene encoding 2,3-bisphosphoglycerate-independent phosphoglycerate mutase, whose amino-acid sequence MKQKTILVITDGIGYNPSDKFNAFAAAKKPTYEWLFKNTPNSLLRTSGLAVGLPDGQMGNSEVGHMCIGSGRVLYQNLVKIDKAIESGELVKNDKLKELFKKCKTIHVIGLYSDGGVHSHLRHFDAVCDIAQNAGCKVYAHAITDGRDVSPTSGAKFIKDLEAKFSVATVCGRFYAMDRDKRWERVKVAYDVIKNGENRTGLKPSEYVEQSYAKDITDEFIKPASFGEFSGIKKDDGVVFINFRNDRARELVSALSVSEFDGFERDEVVENLVTMTNYDDKFSFDVLFANDDIKETLSDIVSKAGLTQLHTAETEKYAHVTFFFNGGKEEPKLNETRVLIPSPKVKTYDEMPQMSAYEVCDAVIKGVEFGHDFIVVNFANGDMVGHTGNFDAAVRAVEAVDECLSRIIKVAKENNYAYIQISDHGNCEAMQSESEGMLTNHTTFDVFCFVMADGVSKVANGGLSNVAPSVLKLMGLEIPEIMDKPLF is encoded by the coding sequence ATGAAACAAAAGACAATTTTAGTGATAACAGATGGCATAGGATATAACCCAAGTGATAAATTTAACGCTTTTGCAGCAGCAAAAAAGCCAACTTATGAGTGGCTTTTTAAAAATACTCCAAACTCACTTTTACGCACTAGTGGACTTGCTGTGGGCTTGCCTGATGGACAGATGGGAAATAGCGAAGTAGGGCATATGTGTATAGGAAGTGGGCGAGTGCTTTATCAAAATTTAGTTAAAATCGATAAAGCCATAGAAAGCGGTGAGTTAGTAAAAAACGATAAGTTAAAAGAGCTTTTTAAAAAGTGTAAAACTATCCATGTTATCGGACTTTATAGCGATGGTGGTGTGCATTCGCATTTACGGCACTTTGACGCGGTTTGTGATATCGCACAAAATGCAGGTTGCAAGGTTTACGCTCATGCGATAACTGATGGGCGTGATGTAAGTCCAACGAGTGGAGCTAAATTTATCAAAGATTTGGAAGCTAAATTTAGCGTTGCGACTGTGTGCGGAAGATTTTATGCGATGGATAGAGATAAACGGTGGGAGCGAGTCAAAGTAGCATATGATGTGATAAAAAATGGCGAAAACAGAACCGGCTTAAAACCAAGCGAATATGTAGAACAAAGTTATGCTAAAGATATAACCGATGAGTTTATCAAACCTGCTAGTTTTGGCGAGTTTAGCGGGATAAAAAAAGATGATGGCGTTGTTTTTATAAATTTTAGAAACGATAGAGCAAGGGAGCTTGTATCTGCGTTATCGGTGAGTGAATTTGATGGATTTGAGCGCGATGAAGTGGTAGAGAATTTAGTAACGATGACAAACTACGATGATAAATTTAGCTTTGATGTGTTGTTTGCAAATGACGATATAAAGGAGACTTTAAGTGATATTGTAAGCAAGGCTGGGCTAACTCAGCTTCATACTGCCGAGACTGAAAAATACGCTCATGTAACATTCTTTTTTAACGGTGGAAAAGAGGAGCCAAAACTAAATGAAACAAGAGTTTTAATCCCAAGCCCAAAGGTCAAAACATACGATGAAATGCCACAAATGAGTGCTTATGAAGTGTGCGATGCGGTTATAAAGGGCGTTGAGTTTGGGCATGACTTTATCGTAGTAAATTTTGCAAATGGCGATATGGTCGGGCATACGGGCAACTTTGATGCGGCGGTTAGGGCTGTTGAGGCGGTTGATGAGTGCTTGAGCAGGATTATAAAAGTAGCAAAAGAAAATAACTACGCTTATATACAAATCAGCGATCATGGAAACTGCGAAGCTATGCAAAGCGAGAGCGAAGGAATGCTTACAAATCACACGACTTTTGATGTTTTTTG